From a region of the Desulfuromonas sp. KJ2020 genome:
- a CDS encoding peroxiredoxin, translating to MKKHWFAALPLLLLLLFTPALASALEAGAPAPDFKLKNLDGKEVHLSDYQGQFIILKLATTWCPTCKQQMQEFNDVRDFLKENNVQIVDVYVQDSPSMVKGHVGSLVETLPYVPLVDDGSALKAYNVYLIPRVLIIDPDMKVQRDGSLITAYDLRLKIKDLMKARAKTHKAAEEQPKPAETKE from the coding sequence ATGAAAAAACATTGGTTCGCCGCCCTCCCCCTGTTGCTCCTGCTGCTTTTTACTCCCGCCTTGGCCTCGGCCCTTGAGGCGGGTGCCCCCGCCCCCGATTTCAAGCTCAAAAACCTCGACGGCAAAGAAGTCCACCTTTCCGATTACCAAGGGCAGTTCATCATCCTCAAGCTGGCCACCACCTGGTGCCCCACCTGCAAGCAGCAGATGCAGGAATTCAACGACGTCCGCGATTTCCTCAAAGAGAACAATGTGCAGATCGTCGACGTTTACGTGCAGGATTCGCCCTCCATGGTGAAGGGGCATGTGGGCTCTCTGGTGGAGACCCTGCCCTATGTGCCTCTGGTCGATGACGGCTCCGCCCTCAAGGCCTACAACGTCTACCTGATTCCCCGCGTGCTGATCATCGACCCCGATATGAAGGTGCAGCGCGACGGCAGTCTTATTACCGCCTATGACCTGCGCTTGAAGATCAAGGATTTGATGAAGGCCCGGGCCAAAACCCACAAGGCGGCCGAGGAGCAGCCGAAGCCCGCGGAGACCAAAGAGTGA
- a CDS encoding VCBS repeat-containing protein gives MLSLRRFVLALCALLASLCFSLPALAGLSEDLGRDFASLSGYVIMPVDGEYLIDLDASRGVAVGDLFSVVVPGEPIVHPVTKEVMGTLDEVKALLQVTRVKGGYSYARPVSGGEDLKAGDAIRRFENVRATFRDYAGGGEDFFVQLKSAAPALEWQAYDAAQASRPPRADEQGHNDADLYFILQTDGLVVRGPDFAPIHAYPLDAPLPKAAAATPAPVALPAPTPAPISAPALVMAPPPTSPAIVRNATPDQQGLWYGPDIQGRPVGVEVADLDGDGQQELAVALPTGITIGRNVQGSYQHVAEVDLGLGQSIMTIDAADLNGNGRPEIYLTAVRNDMLMSRVVEWQDGAYKIYDKTLSWHLRAVTLPGEGRVLLGQRRGDTSTDYSGPIFRVRYENGDWQVGKPLPLPKGVSLFGFTPFIGDNGKELVAMLKTSGKLVVLSKEGKTLWESEELYGGSEIYSERPDPMSDPVLKTPRYVFIPPRLEVDGRGNLLVTAHEGSRFLSRSPSFTKGRVRAMIWDGRTLYEAWHSQQREGYLSDFRLGDVDNDGAAELVTLVTFTRESLMSKGRSNVVAYELQ, from the coding sequence ATGCTCAGCCTCCGGCGCTTCGTTCTTGCTCTCTGTGCCCTGCTCGCCTCCCTCTGTTTTTCGCTGCCGGCCCTTGCCGGGCTGAGCGAGGACCTGGGTCGTGACTTCGCTTCCCTGTCCGGTTACGTGATCATGCCGGTGGACGGCGAATACCTCATCGATCTCGATGCCAGCCGTGGCGTCGCCGTAGGCGATCTCTTTTCGGTGGTCGTTCCCGGCGAACCTATCGTGCATCCCGTGACGAAAGAAGTGATGGGCACCCTCGACGAGGTCAAGGCGCTGCTGCAGGTGACGCGGGTCAAGGGGGGCTATTCCTACGCTCGCCCGGTGTCCGGAGGGGAAGATCTCAAGGCGGGGGACGCTATTCGCCGTTTTGAGAATGTCCGGGCCACTTTCCGCGACTATGCCGGCGGCGGCGAGGATTTCTTCGTCCAACTCAAGTCTGCCGCCCCGGCCCTGGAATGGCAGGCCTACGATGCTGCCCAGGCTTCGCGTCCGCCTCGGGCCGATGAACAGGGCCACAACGATGCCGACCTCTATTTCATCCTTCAGACTGACGGCCTGGTGGTCCGCGGCCCCGATTTCGCTCCGATTCACGCCTATCCTCTCGACGCGCCCCTGCCGAAAGCGGCAGCTGCCACCCCGGCCCCCGTCGCCTTGCCTGCTCCCACCCCAGCCCCGATAAGTGCTCCCGCCCTGGTGATGGCCCCACCGCCAACCTCTCCCGCGATTGTGCGCAATGCAACCCCTGACCAGCAGGGCCTATGGTATGGCCCCGATATTCAGGGCCGCCCGGTCGGTGTGGAAGTCGCTGATCTCGATGGGGATGGACAGCAGGAACTGGCCGTCGCCTTACCGACGGGGATCACGATCGGTCGGAATGTGCAGGGAAGCTACCAGCATGTGGCGGAAGTCGACCTCGGCCTCGGCCAGTCGATCATGACCATCGACGCAGCCGATCTGAACGGCAACGGTCGTCCCGAAATCTACCTGACCGCCGTACGCAACGACATGCTCATGTCGCGAGTAGTCGAGTGGCAGGATGGTGCCTATAAAATTTACGACAAGACGCTGTCCTGGCATCTGCGGGCGGTTACCTTGCCCGGCGAAGGCCGCGTTCTGTTGGGACAGCGCCGGGGCGATACGTCGACCGACTATTCCGGCCCGATCTTTCGTGTGCGCTATGAAAATGGGGATTGGCAGGTAGGAAAACCACTACCCCTTCCCAAAGGGGTCAGCCTCTTCGGCTTCACCCCCTTTATAGGTGACAACGGCAAAGAACTGGTGGCCATGCTTAAAACCTCGGGCAAACTGGTGGTACTGTCTAAAGAGGGTAAAACCCTCTGGGAGTCGGAAGAGCTTTACGGCGGCAGTGAGATCTACTCCGAACGCCCCGATCCCATGAGTGACCCTGTTCTCAAGACGCCGCGCTACGTCTTTATCCCTCCTCGCTTGGAAGTGGACGGCAGGGGAAACCTGCTGGTCACAGCTCATGAGGGAAGTCGTTTCCTTAGCCGTTCTCCTTCTTTTACCAAAGGACGGGTGCGGGCCATGATCTGGGACGGACGTACGCTATACGAGGCCTGGCACAGCCAGCAGCGTGAGGGCTATCTCAGCGATTTCCGTCTGGGCGATGTGGACAATGACGGCGCCGCAGAGCTGGTGACCCTGGTCACCTTCACCCGGGAAAGCCTTATGTCGAAAGGACGTTCCAACGTGGTAGCCTACGAACTGCAGTAG
- a CDS encoding DNA polymerase IV has translation MPRDILHLHIPDFAVAVARVIDPALRQRPVALASGTSERALLQCVSTEGRAEGLVPGMAVRVARRLCPRLTLIPPDPVALFRAQAALCRLGAEISPLVEPEIAGRLYLDISGSRRLLGPGRDVAARLEGEVDRQLRLSGAVGLAGNKLVSRIAAGYLERPGVCDVLRGSEAPFISTLPVSVLPGVGQTRASLLLRELHLRRVGDLAALSLEELRLLFGGFAPLLRQRACGIDPSPVSPPARTPEVREQGFLPQADNDDEALLATLARLVEGCAYRLRQRGQRAGLLVLTLYYEDGVTARRSRRLPSPVAADTALMDSAEALFYATCQRRVRLKGMRLACRELGTARQLDLFASAGGEPSRREGTLLQALDQLRQRHGVDVVRRGRTLLSHHREG, from the coding sequence ATGCCCCGCGATATCCTGCACCTGCATATTCCCGACTTTGCCGTCGCCGTCGCCCGCGTCATCGACCCGGCCTTGCGGCAACGCCCCGTCGCCCTGGCCTCCGGCACCTCGGAACGGGCCCTGCTGCAATGCGTCTCCACCGAGGGCCGCGCCGAAGGCCTCGTCCCCGGCATGGCGGTGCGGGTGGCCAGGCGCCTGTGTCCGCGCCTCACGCTTATCCCGCCCGACCCGGTCGCCCTGTTCCGGGCCCAGGCCGCTCTCTGCCGACTCGGTGCCGAAATCTCGCCCCTGGTTGAGCCGGAAATCGCCGGCCGCCTCTACCTCGATATCTCCGGCAGCCGCCGCCTGCTCGGTCCCGGCCGTGATGTCGCCGCCCGCCTGGAAGGGGAAGTCGACCGGCAGCTGCGCCTGAGCGGTGCTGTCGGCCTGGCCGGCAACAAGCTGGTGTCCCGTATCGCCGCCGGCTATCTGGAACGCCCCGGCGTCTGCGACGTCCTGCGCGGCAGCGAGGCCCCCTTCATCAGTACTCTGCCCGTCAGTGTCCTCCCCGGCGTGGGACAGACCCGCGCCAGCCTGCTGCTGCGTGAGCTCCACCTGCGCCGCGTCGGGGATTTGGCCGCGCTCTCCCTGGAGGAACTGCGCCTGCTCTTCGGCGGGTTCGCTCCCCTGCTGCGCCAGCGCGCCTGCGGCATCGACCCCTCGCCGGTGAGTCCGCCGGCCCGGACGCCGGAGGTCAGGGAGCAGGGCTTTCTGCCCCAGGCCGACAATGATGACGAGGCCCTGCTGGCCACCCTCGCCCGCCTGGTGGAAGGCTGCGCCTATCGTCTGCGTCAGCGCGGGCAAAGGGCCGGCCTCCTCGTGCTGACCCTCTACTACGAGGACGGCGTCACCGCCCGCCGCAGCCGCCGCCTGCCCAGCCCGGTCGCCGCCGACACGGCCCTTATGGACTCCGCCGAAGCCCTCTTTTACGCCACCTGCCAGCGCCGCGTGCGTCTCAAGGGGATGCGTCTGGCCTGCCGCGAGTTGGGCACCGCCCGACAGCTCGATCTTTTTGCGTCGGCCGGCGGGGAGCCCTCACGGCGGGAAGGCACCCTGCTGCAGGCTCTCGACCAGCTGCGCCAGCGCCACGGGGTCGATGTCGTCCGGCGCGGGCGCACGCTTCTCAGCCACCACCGGGAGGGCTGA
- a CDS encoding DNA polymerase III subunit alpha, which translates to MPFVHLHCQSSFSPGWGVHTPDALCERAAALGLSHLALTDRNGLYGIPHFLEQARHHGLRPLIGAEAVTGQHRAVLLARTPEGYANLCQLLSDLHTQAEFSLPQKLRERRQGLTVLSDDHDLLAALAAQDRRHLYVEISPGHAMEAALARARQLELPPVATARALLLEAADFPLHRVLRAIALNRTLSRLRPEETASPRDCLYSAEEMIALFPHCPQAVENSRKIAADCCTDWDFSTTVFPRFRDLDDGAAAQELRQRAHQGALSRYGQLTEGVRQRLHKELAIIEAKGFAHYFLVVEELARLSPRTCGRGSAAASLVAYCLQITHVDPIRHNLFFERFLNAERVDPPDIDIDFPWDERDAVLDAAFARYGNRRAAMVGAHIGFRGRAALREVAKVYGLPEADIGAMTERVSGYWKAEQTAGAVTSHPLFRDAPLSPEWQEILAVARRLQGQMRHLALHCGGLVIVPEEIRRHVPVERAAKGRPVIQWEKDQAEAAGLVKIDILGNRSLAVIRDAAAAIRAYGGSDLDPARWSPLDDEATRRLLQRGGSMGCFYIESPATRQLLRKMWQGRADGQLSAEELFEHLVMASSIIRPAANRYIREFVARLHGKPWRCLHPLLESVLGETYGMAIYQEQITQMAMALADFTPFEGDQLRKIISKKHPGQKLADYRQKFFQGGKKKGLSPELLEQAWQEVLSFAGYSFCKPHSASYALVSCQSAWLKTHYPAEFMAAVISNQGGYYSPLAYLSEARRLGLRILPPDINASDRAYRGEGRELRIGLMQISGLSRGTLKGILVERERGGDFNSLSDFLRRVAVPVEDGRLLIKAGCFDALEGREARANLLWQLLRGRSQTPSAASGLLFAEEPRRQMARPALSADEMERQEVEVLGMPISRHPLSRYRTLLARHQTIAAADLPRWVGRHVSLAAWWVTGKVVQTAKGQPMEFISFEDTTAIFDTTFFPRAYARFCRLLSHQRPYLLKGKVEEEFGVCTLNVEWVGFLDEA; encoded by the coding sequence ATGCCCTTCGTCCATCTTCACTGCCAGTCGTCCTTCTCCCCCGGCTGGGGCGTCCACACCCCCGATGCCCTCTGCGAGCGGGCCGCTGCCCTGGGCCTCTCCCATCTGGCCCTGACCGACCGCAACGGGTTATACGGCATCCCCCATTTTCTCGAACAGGCCAGGCATCACGGCCTCAGGCCCCTTATTGGCGCCGAAGCCGTGACCGGGCAGCACCGGGCCGTGCTCCTGGCCCGCACGCCGGAAGGCTACGCCAATCTCTGCCAGCTCCTCTCCGACCTGCACACCCAGGCGGAATTCTCCCTCCCCCAGAAACTGAGGGAGCGGCGCCAGGGCCTCACCGTCCTCAGCGACGACCACGACCTGTTGGCCGCTCTGGCGGCGCAGGATCGTCGCCACCTCTACGTGGAAATCTCCCCGGGCCACGCCATGGAGGCGGCCCTGGCCCGCGCCCGCCAGCTGGAGTTGCCGCCGGTGGCCACCGCCCGCGCTCTGCTGCTGGAGGCAGCGGATTTCCCCCTGCACCGGGTGCTGCGAGCCATCGCCCTCAACCGCACCCTGTCGCGCCTGCGCCCCGAGGAGACCGCCAGCCCGCGTGACTGTCTCTACAGTGCCGAAGAGATGATCGCCCTCTTTCCCCACTGCCCGCAGGCCGTAGAGAACAGCCGGAAGATCGCCGCCGACTGTTGTACGGACTGGGACTTCTCCACCACGGTTTTCCCCCGCTTTCGCGATCTCGACGACGGCGCCGCCGCCCAGGAGCTGCGCCAGCGCGCTCACCAGGGGGCCCTGAGCCGCTACGGCCAGCTGACCGAGGGGGTTCGCCAGCGTCTGCACAAAGAGCTGGCCATCATCGAGGCCAAGGGCTTCGCCCACTACTTTCTGGTGGTGGAAGAGCTGGCCCGTCTGTCGCCCCGTACCTGCGGACGCGGCAGCGCCGCCGCTTCCCTGGTCGCCTACTGCCTGCAGATCACCCACGTTGATCCCATCCGCCACAACCTCTTCTTCGAGCGCTTTCTCAACGCCGAGCGGGTCGACCCGCCCGATATCGACATCGACTTCCCCTGGGACGAGCGCGATGCCGTCCTCGATGCCGCCTTCGCCCGCTACGGCAACCGCCGCGCCGCCATGGTCGGTGCCCATATCGGCTTTCGCGGCCGTGCCGCCCTGCGCGAAGTGGCCAAGGTCTACGGCCTGCCCGAGGCCGACATCGGCGCCATGACCGAACGCGTCTCCGGCTACTGGAAAGCCGAGCAGACTGCGGGCGCCGTCACCAGCCATCCCCTCTTTCGCGATGCCCCCCTGTCGCCGGAATGGCAGGAAATCCTCGCCGTCGCTCGCCGCCTGCAGGGACAGATGCGCCACCTCGCCCTGCACTGCGGCGGTCTGGTCATCGTGCCCGAGGAGATCCGCCGCCACGTTCCTGTCGAGAGGGCCGCCAAGGGCCGACCCGTCATCCAGTGGGAGAAGGATCAGGCCGAAGCGGCGGGGCTGGTCAAGATCGACATTCTCGGCAACCGTTCCCTCGCCGTCATCCGCGACGCGGCCGCCGCCATCCGCGCCTACGGCGGTTCCGACCTCGACCCCGCCCGCTGGTCTCCCCTTGACGATGAGGCGACCCGCCGGCTGCTGCAGCGCGGCGGCAGCATGGGCTGCTTCTACATCGAGTCGCCGGCCACCCGCCAGCTGCTACGCAAGATGTGGCAGGGACGCGCCGACGGGCAGCTCAGCGCCGAAGAACTCTTCGAGCACCTGGTCATGGCCTCTTCCATCATTCGACCGGCGGCCAACCGCTACATCCGCGAATTCGTCGCCCGTCTGCACGGCAAACCCTGGCGTTGCCTGCACCCGCTACTGGAGAGCGTCCTTGGCGAAACCTACGGCATGGCCATCTACCAGGAGCAGATCACCCAGATGGCCATGGCGCTGGCCGACTTCACCCCCTTCGAGGGGGACCAGCTGCGCAAGATCATCAGCAAGAAGCATCCGGGCCAGAAACTGGCCGATTACCGGCAGAAGTTCTTTCAGGGGGGAAAAAAGAAGGGATTGTCACCGGAACTGCTGGAGCAGGCCTGGCAGGAGGTGCTCTCCTTCGCCGGCTACTCGTTCTGCAAACCGCACTCGGCCTCCTACGCCCTGGTCAGCTGCCAGTCGGCCTGGCTCAAGACCCATTACCCGGCCGAGTTCATGGCCGCCGTCATCTCCAACCAGGGCGGCTACTATTCACCGCTGGCCTATCTGTCGGAGGCCCGGCGGCTCGGTCTGCGCATCCTGCCGCCGGACATCAATGCCAGCGACCGGGCCTATCGGGGCGAGGGCAGGGAGCTGCGCATCGGCCTCATGCAGATCAGCGGGCTCTCGCGGGGGACGTTGAAGGGAATTTTGGTAGAGCGGGAGCGGGGCGGGGATTTCAACAGTTTAAGTGATTTTCTGCGGCGGGTCGCCGTGCCGGTGGAGGACGGTCGCCTGCTCATCAAGGCCGGCTGCTTCGATGCCTTGGAGGGCAGGGAGGCGCGTGCCAATCTGCTGTGGCAGCTTCTGCGCGGCCGCAGCCAGACGCCGTCGGCCGCCAGCGGCTTGCTGTTTGCGGAAGAGCCGCGCCGTCAGATGGCCAGGCCGGCTCTCAGCGCCGACGAGATGGAGCGTCAGGAGGTGGAAGTTCTGGGGATGCCCATCTCCCGCCACCCGCTCAGCCGCTATCGCACCTTGCTGGCACGTCACCAGACCATCGCCGCCGCCGACCTCCCCCGCTGGGTCGGCCGTCACGTCAGCCTCGCCGCCTGGTGGGTGACGGGAAAGGTGGTGCAGACCGCCAAGGGGCAGCCCATGGAATTCATCTCCTTCGAAGACACCACCGCCATCTTCGACACCACCTTCTTCCCCCGCGCCTACGCCCGCTTCTGCCGCCTGCTGTCGCACCAGCGCCCCTACCTGCTCAAGGGCAAGGTCGAAGAGGAATTCGGCGTCTGCACCCTCAATGTCGAGTGGGTCGGTTTTCTCGACGAGGCTTAG
- a CDS encoding rhodanese-like domain-containing protein produces the protein MTKMIRTLALSLLAAFAFSACTTTAPSANLAATSAQPAEVKVEEKPVPQDPALVITTAEVAALMNDPAKAGTFVLVDARPAVKYEAGHVPGAISIPKVQLQNSLDQLPKDKLIIFYCGGVTCKLSPESAEIAMKAGFTNVKVWYEGEPEWVKQGHYTEVETKFVEKLVMKPSQDPYMLVDSRPAVKYRKSFIPTAVSIPNVEMELKKGLLPADKATKLVFYCGGYDCVLSHKAAATALSLGYKNVMVYAAGEPAWKKAGLPLWGDEASGVVKEAASAKANALPEAIAPEEFKKLVETKGAQFIDVRDPEEFAAGHIPGAINITEEDFIFRTKESVAKLNKEGRVVFYCTTGGRSASSFYALLESEYTNKENMQYLDAKCNIAPDGQFTVEK, from the coding sequence ATGACCAAAATGATCCGTACCCTGGCCTTGTCCCTCTTGGCCGCCTTTGCCTTCAGCGCCTGCACCACGACGGCGCCCAGTGCCAACCTGGCTGCAACGTCAGCCCAGCCGGCCGAAGTGAAGGTCGAAGAAAAACCCGTTCCCCAAGACCCGGCCCTGGTTATAACCACCGCAGAAGTCGCCGCTCTGATGAACGATCCGGCCAAAGCCGGCACCTTCGTGCTGGTTGATGCCCGTCCAGCGGTGAAATACGAGGCTGGCCACGTACCCGGCGCCATCAGCATCCCCAAGGTGCAGCTGCAGAACAGCCTGGACCAGCTGCCTAAAGACAAACTGATTATCTTTTACTGCGGCGGCGTCACCTGCAAGCTCAGCCCCGAGTCGGCCGAAATCGCCATGAAGGCCGGGTTTACCAACGTCAAGGTCTGGTATGAAGGCGAGCCCGAGTGGGTCAAGCAAGGCCACTACACCGAGGTCGAGACCAAGTTCGTTGAAAAGCTGGTCATGAAGCCCAGCCAGGACCCCTACATGCTGGTCGATTCCCGTCCGGCGGTCAAATACCGCAAGTCCTTCATCCCCACGGCCGTCAGCATCCCCAATGTGGAAATGGAGCTCAAAAAAGGTCTGCTGCCCGCAGACAAGGCCACCAAGCTGGTCTTCTACTGCGGTGGCTATGACTGCGTGCTCAGCCATAAGGCGGCCGCTACCGCTCTCTCCCTCGGCTACAAAAATGTCATGGTCTATGCCGCTGGCGAGCCGGCCTGGAAAAAAGCCGGTCTGCCCCTGTGGGGCGACGAGGCCTCCGGTGTGGTGAAAGAGGCCGCTTCGGCCAAAGCCAACGCTCTGCCCGAAGCGATCGCTCCCGAGGAGTTTAAGAAGCTGGTCGAGACCAAAGGCGCCCAGTTCATTGACGTACGTGATCCCGAAGAATTTGCCGCCGGCCACATCCCCGGCGCCATTAACATCACCGAAGAGGACTTCATCTTCCGCACCAAGGAGTCGGTAGCGAAGCTGAATAAAGAGGGCCGCGTTGTCTTCTACTGCACCACCGGCGGCCGCAGCGCCAGCTCTTTCTACGCCCTGCTGGAGTCCGAGTACACCAACAAGGAAAACATGCAGTACCTCGACGCCAAGTGCAATATTGCTCCCGACGGCCAGTTCACCGTCGAGAAATAA
- the lexA gene encoding transcriptional repressor LexA yields MSPLTPKQKQIFDYIRSHLDQHGYAPTQMEIARAFGFTSLGTVQNYLKRLERDGYLARDWNARRGARPLARRRDSWELPLAGWVAAGKPIEAVEQQESIEVPPAMLGPGEHFVLRVKGDSMIGDGILDGDYVIVRKQTEAVNGQTVVALIDNEATVKRLYRKGAAIELHPANPAMAPILVDPTGDFRLEGVVVGVIRHCA; encoded by the coding sequence ATGAGTCCGCTGACGCCGAAGCAGAAACAGATTTTCGACTACATCCGCAGCCATCTTGACCAGCACGGCTATGCCCCTACCCAGATGGAAATCGCCCGCGCTTTCGGCTTCACTTCCCTGGGCACGGTGCAGAACTATCTCAAGCGCCTGGAACGGGACGGCTATCTGGCCCGCGACTGGAACGCCCGCCGCGGCGCCCGCCCCCTGGCCCGGCGGCGCGACAGCTGGGAACTCCCTCTCGCCGGCTGGGTGGCCGCCGGCAAGCCCATCGAAGCGGTGGAACAGCAGGAGAGCATCGAGGTGCCGCCAGCCATGCTCGGTCCCGGCGAGCATTTCGTCCTGCGCGTCAAGGGGGATTCCATGATCGGCGACGGCATTCTCGACGGCGACTACGTCATCGTGCGCAAGCAGACCGAGGCCGTCAACGGCCAGACCGTCGTCGCCCTCATCGACAACGAGGCGACAGTTAAACGCCTCTACCGCAAGGGGGCCGCCATCGAACTGCATCCGGCCAACCCGGCCATGGCTCCCATTCTGGTCGACCCCACGGGCGATTTTCGCCTTGAAGGGGTGGTGGTCGGCGTCATCCGCCACTGCGCCTGA
- a CDS encoding VCBS repeat-containing protein, with protein MITTLRMLAVMLIGLGWLTSQALAQPENLAAQVADDFSPLTATVVKAVDGGYLIDLDDSHGVVSGDLFAVTDGGESVVHPVTGKVLGVYAAPRGYVQVSLVLSGLSQVRPLAEVQAAVGDSLQRFTAVPARFLDEKGTGEALYLELKAQLPHLQWRGYERVENGSLSTTAAEKPLLLFHFQADLLEVRDGQGQLLRRYPLLEEEEESAPAVLPATEALAAPPMTAAAPPSPVITRAETPAAAVWKGPFQSGTPVGVEVADLNGDGSLETVLAYEDRLEISRLRQGVYEALGRIDLPSGLAALAVDGLDLDGNGRTELYVSAVEGGRLASVVVAWEQASYVVVEKELPWFFRKDDDGQGHIRLLGQRKTPSSKEFDGPLVRLARVGESLIEAESLTVPAGAELLALKPFSFRGELLYAELADSGQLRVQRAGGERLWWSEESFGGSETTMSYPSRQRGQISEIRYLKPRLLAGPEGTLLVPANHGGGFLEKIRRFKSFEIKALRWNGMDMTPEWETQEEPGYLADFRLADADNDGQAELVMAVGVSGDLGVFGKRQSRLVLYELP; from the coding sequence ATGATCACTACCTTGCGGATGCTGGCTGTGATGCTGATCGGACTGGGCTGGCTGACCAGTCAGGCTCTTGCCCAGCCAGAAAATCTGGCGGCACAAGTCGCCGACGATTTTTCGCCCCTGACCGCGACCGTGGTCAAGGCGGTGGACGGCGGTTACCTCATCGATCTGGATGACAGCCATGGGGTGGTGAGTGGTGACCTGTTCGCCGTGACGGATGGTGGCGAATCGGTGGTGCATCCCGTCACCGGCAAGGTGTTGGGCGTCTACGCGGCTCCTCGGGGCTATGTACAGGTGAGCCTCGTGCTGAGTGGCCTGTCGCAGGTGCGGCCGCTGGCAGAAGTGCAGGCGGCGGTGGGGGACTCGCTGCAGCGTTTCACGGCGGTGCCGGCCCGCTTTCTGGATGAAAAAGGCACGGGAGAGGCGCTTTATCTGGAGCTCAAGGCGCAGCTGCCCCATCTGCAATGGCGCGGCTACGAGAGAGTAGAAAACGGAAGTCTCTCCACCACGGCTGCAGAAAAACCCCTGCTGCTTTTCCACTTCCAGGCTGACCTGCTGGAGGTGCGTGACGGGCAGGGACAGTTGCTGCGACGGTACCCCCTGTTGGAGGAGGAGGAAGAAAGCGCGCCTGCCGTCTTGCCGGCAACAGAAGCCCTGGCGGCTCCCCCTATGACGGCGGCAGCGCCGCCGAGCCCTGTCATCACCCGGGCCGAGACGCCGGCCGCTGCGGTGTGGAAAGGGCCATTTCAGTCTGGCACACCTGTGGGTGTCGAGGTGGCCGACCTGAATGGGGATGGCAGCCTGGAGACGGTGTTGGCCTACGAGGACCGGCTGGAAATCAGTCGCCTGCGCCAAGGGGTTTATGAAGCCCTGGGCCGGATCGACTTGCCTTCCGGCTTGGCTGCCCTGGCGGTGGACGGGCTGGATCTGGACGGGAACGGCCGCACCGAGCTCTACGTCTCGGCCGTGGAGGGAGGGCGTCTTGCCTCCGTGGTCGTCGCCTGGGAGCAGGCCTCCTATGTCGTGGTGGAAAAGGAGCTGCCCTGGTTCTTTCGCAAGGATGACGACGGCCAGGGCCATATTCGCCTGTTGGGGCAGCGAAAAACCCCCTCCAGCAAAGAATTCGATGGGCCACTGGTGCGCCTGGCGCGGGTGGGGGAGAGCCTGATCGAAGCCGAAAGCCTGACGGTGCCGGCAGGGGCCGAGCTGCTGGCGCTTAAGCCCTTCTCCTTTCGGGGAGAGCTGCTTTATGCCGAGCTCGCCGACAGTGGGCAACTGCGTGTGCAGCGAGCCGGGGGGGAGCGCCTGTGGTGGAGCGAAGAATCTTTCGGGGGGAGTGAGACCACCATGAGCTATCCCTCGCGCCAGCGGGGCCAGATCAGCGAAATCCGCTATCTGAAGCCGCGTCTGCTGGCCGGTCCGGAGGGCACCCTGCTGGTGCCGGCCAATCATGGCGGCGGCTTTTTGGAAAAGATCCGGCGCTTCAAGAGCTTTGAGATCAAGGCGCTGCGCTGGAACGGCATGGACATGACGCCGGAGTGGGAGACGCAGGAGGAACCGGGCTATCTCGCCGATTTTCGCCTGGCCGATGCCGACAATGACGGTCAAGCCGAACTCGTCATGGCCGTGGGCGTTTCCGGCGACCTGGGCGTGTTCGGCAAGCGTCAATCCCGCCTCGTCCTCTACGAATTGCCTTAA
- a CDS encoding 4Fe-4S binding protein, which translates to MTGPTRPAPRAMALRYAVQGGFLLFYLWIGWRFALWAAALAGSQTPAVPRPAAVDGFLPISGLMGLRHWTQTGELHPVHPAAALILLAALLTALLLKRGFCSWVCPVFPLSEGLWRLGKRLTGRTLAPPFWLDLPLRSLKYLLLGFFVYQILWMMPLPALRSFLSSPYHKIADVRLLHFFQDPSLTFLAFLVVMGLLSLFVQMPWCRYLCPYGALLGLFSLLSLSKIRRNERHCIRCGLCSSRCTAWLPVMHKRTIRSAECYGCYRCVQGCPAPGALQMQAGGRTIPSVLFGLAVVALFVVISLAGRFSGHWHSQVPLQEISHWLQLPR; encoded by the coding sequence ATGACGGGGCCGACCCGTCCCGCCCCCAGAGCCATGGCCCTCCGTTATGCGGTGCAGGGGGGCTTTTTGCTGTTCTATCTGTGGATCGGCTGGCGCTTCGCTCTCTGGGCCGCCGCCCTGGCTGGCAGCCAGACGCCCGCCGTGCCCCGGCCCGCCGCCGTCGACGGTTTTCTGCCCATCAGCGGCCTCATGGGCCTGCGGCACTGGACGCAGACCGGCGAACTGCACCCCGTCCACCCTGCCGCCGCCCTCATCCTGCTGGCCGCCCTCCTCACCGCCCTCCTGCTCAAACGGGGCTTCTGCTCCTGGGTCTGCCCCGTCTTCCCGCTGTCGGAAGGGCTCTGGCGCCTGGGAAAGCGCCTGACCGGGCGCACTTTGGCGCCGCCATTCTGGCTTGATCTCCCCCTGCGCAGCCTCAAATATCTGCTGCTCGGGTTTTTCGTCTATCAGATTCTGTGGATGATGCCGCTGCCCGCCCTGCGGTCCTTTTTGTCCTCCCCCTACCACAAGATCGCCGACGTGCGCCTGCTGCACTTCTTCCAGGATCCGTCCCTGACTTTTCTTGCCTTTCTCGTCGTCATGGGTCTGCTCAGCCTCTTCGTGCAGATGCCCTGGTGCCGCTATCTCTGCCCCTACGGCGCTCTCCTCGGCCTCTTCTCCCTGCTGTCCCTCAGCAAGATCCGCCGCAACGAACGCCACTGCATCCGCTGCGGCCTCTGCTCTTCCCGCTGTACCGCCTGGCTACCGGTCATGCACAAGCGCACCATCCGTTCGGCCGAGTGCTATGGCTGCTACCGCTGTGTGCAGGGCTGCCCGGCCCCCGGTGCCCTGCAGATGCAGGCCGGCGGACGTACCATCCCCTCCGTCCTTTTCGGCCTGGCCGTCGTCGCCCTCTTCGTCGTCATCTCTCTGGCTGGACGTTTCAGCGGTCACTGGCACAGCCAGGTGCCGCTGCAGGAAATCTCCCACTGGCTGCAGCTCCCCCGCTGA